From the Simplicispira suum genome, the window AACCCATTGAGGACAGCGCCAAGGTCATCAGCCGCATGGTTGACCTGGTGATGATCCGCACCTTCGAGCAAACCAAGATCGAGCGCTTTGCCGAGCATTCGCGCGTGCCCGTCATCAACGGCCTGACCAACGAGTTCCACCCCTGCCAGATCCTGGCCGACATCTTTACCTTTCTCGAGCACCGCGGCATGGATTCACAAGGCAAGCCCGACCTGGCCTGCCTGGCCGGCAAGACCGTGGCCTGGGTGGGCGACGGCAACAACATGGCCAACACCTGGCTTCAGGCGGCTGAGCTGCTCGACTTTAAGGTCCATGTCAGCACGCCGCGCGGCTACGAAATAGACGAGAAAATGGCCGTTGGCGCAGGTGGGACAAGCGCTGGCAGCTATCAATTTTTTAGCAACCCGCTGGACGCCTGCAAGGACGCAGACCTGGTCACGACCGACGTCTGGACCAGCATGGGCTACGAGGCCGAGAACGAGGCGCGCAAAAAGGCCTTTGCCGACTGGTGCGTAGACCCGGAAATGATGGCCGCCGCCCGCCCCGAGGCCCTGTTCATGCACTGCCTGCCGGCCCACCGCGGCGAGGAAGTCACCGCCGAAGTCATCGACGGCCCCCAATCCGTCGTCTGGGAAGAGGCGGAAAACAGGATGCACGTGCAGAAGGCACTCATGGAGTACCTTCTGCTCGGCCGGATTGCATGAAATGCAAACGGGTGGCGCGCCAGCGCCAGCAGCCTGTTTCGGCGCAGGCACCTATCCGCGCAGCGGATGTGAAGCAGCCGCAGGCTGCGCGCCGAAGCCAAAACAGGATGCACGTGCAGAAGGCACTCATGGAGTACCTTCTGCTCGGCCGTATCGCGTGACGCGCGGCGTGCGGAAATCAATTGGAATCTGACCCCCATTCCTTGCATCCGTGCCTCTCCTGCGGGGCCTGCTGCGCAAGCTTTCGTGTGGATTTTTCGGTGGTCGAGCGCAGCGACCACGGCGGTAAGGTGCCCGATGGCTTGACGGTGGATGTCACCGATTCCTTCTGCCGAATGCGCGGCACCGACCACAGCCCCCCGAGGTGCGCGGCCCTGACCGGCACCGTGGGGCAGCGCGCGGCCTGTGCAATCTATGAGTGGCGCCCGTCGCCCTGCAGGGAATTTGCGGCCGGCTCGGACGCTTGCGAGCGGGCGCGCATGCGGCGTGGCATGGCGTCCTACCCCCGCTGAACCCGCTCCGACTCAGTCCACCGTCAGAATCGTGGACCCCGTGGTCTTGCGGGCTTCCAGATCGCGGTGCGCCTGCTGCACGTCGGCGAGCGCATAGCGCTGGGCAATATGGATCTTCACCTGCCCACTCTCGACGACCGCGAACAGTTCGTCCGCCATGGCCTGTGTGCTCTCGCGCGTGGAAATGTGGGTGAACAAGGTCTGGCGCGTCACATACAGCGAGCCGCGCCCGCCCAGCGAGGCCGGCGCAAACGGCGGCACCGGCCCCGAGGCGTTGCCGAAGCTGGCCATCAGGCCGAAGGGACGCAGGCAGTCGAGCGATTTTTCCCAAGTGTCCTTGCCCACCGAGTCGTAGACCACCTTCACGCCTTGGCCCTGGGTGATTTCCTTGACCCGCGCGGCAAAGTCTTCGGTGCTGTAGTTGATGGCATGCGCCGCGCCGTTGGCCAGTGCAAGCTGGCATTTGGCGTCCGAGCCAGCGGTGGCGATCAGCTCCAGACCCAGGGCGCGCGCCCACTGGCAGGCAATCAGGCCGACGCCGCCTGCAGCTGCATGGAACAGCACCGCGTCGCCGCGCTGCAGTCCTTGCACCGGCAAGGTTTTCTTCAGCAAATACTGCGCCGTCAGTCCCTTGAGCATCATGGCCGCGCCGGTCTCGAAACCGATCGCATCGGGCAGGCGGCAGACGCAGCGCGCCGGCATCACGCGCTCGGTGCTGTAGCTGCCGGGCGGGTTGCTGGCGTAGGCCACGCGATCACCCACTTTCAGATGCGTGACGCCCTCGCCCACAGCCTCCACCACGCCGGCCGCCTCCATGCCCAGTTGCAGCGGCATCGGGAATGGGTAGAGGCCGGTGCGCTGGTAGACGTCGATGTAGTTCAGGCCAATGGCATGGTGGCGCACGCGGATTTCCCCCGCCGCCGGATCGCCCACCTGGACTTCCACCAGTTGCAGTTCTTCCGGGCCGCCGTTCTGGCGAATCTGTATGGCAAGGCTCATGGGGGGCTCCTGTGGGTTCTGTAAAGCGCCTTGCATGCTGCCATGTTTTTGCAAGCTGCGCCTCGACAGGGCCGCTACAGTCAAGGCATGCAAGAAAAGCTTGGGGGCCGCACGGCGGCACTGCTCGTCATTCCGCCGCTGCTGTGGGCCGGGAACGCCGTGGTGGGGCGCATGGTGCACGACATGGTGCCGCCGCTGACGCTGAATTTTTTGCGCTGGCTGATCGCCTTTGCCCTGCTGCTGCCCCTGGCCCATCAGGTCCTGCGCCGGGACAGCGGACTTTGGGCGCACTGGCGCCGCTACGCACTGCTGGGGCTGCTGGGAATCGGGCTCTACAACGCGTTTCAATACATGGCGCTGCAGACCTCGATGCCGATCAACGTGACCCTGGTGGGCTCCAGCATGCCGGTGTGGATGCTGGTCGTAGGGGCCTTGTTCTTCGGAACGCGCGTCACGCAGCGCCAGTTGATTGGCGCCCTGCTTTCCATGGGTGGCGTACTGCTTGTGCTCAGCCGCGGCGAATGGGGTGCGTTGCTGGCGCTGCGCCTGGTGCCGGGCGATGTGTTCATGCTGATTGCCACCATCTGCTGGGCTTTCTATAGCTGGTTGCTGGTAAAAACCAGCGAGCCTGTACGCCTGCGCGGCAACTGGGCCGCCTTTCTGATGGCGCAACTGGTGTTTGGTCTGGGTTGGTCCGGCCTGCTTGCAGGCGGCGAATGGGCCACGGGACGCACCGAGATCGACTGGGGCTGGCCACTCGTTGCTGCCCTGGCGTTCATTGCGATCGGCCCTGCCGTGCTTGCCTACCGTTGCTGGGGCATGGGAGTGCAGCGCGCCGGCCCCACGGTGGCGGGCTTTTTTGCCAACCTCACACCGCTGTTTGCCGCCTTGCTGTCGGCCGCTTTTCTGGGCCAGGCGCCCCATGCCTACCATGCGGCCGCTTTTGCGCTCATCGTGGGCGGCATCGTGGTGTCTTCGCGGCGCGCGTAGAGCGCTGCTGCGTTTCCGGCCGATCGACCTCTCAGACGCCCTCAGGCGCGGCAAAACACAAACGCCCCTTGCCGGCGCGCTTGGCGGCATACATCGCCTGGTCTGCGCGGTTCATGAGCAGCTCCAGCTTGCCTGGAAGCGGTGGGTGCATCGCCACACCGATGCTTGCACCAATCTGCAGGTTTTTCCCATCGACGACCATGGGCTGGTTCAACGCTTCGATGATGCGCTGGCCAATGCGTGCGGGTTCGAGCAGCGTCACGTTCTTGTCGAGCATGACCAGGAACTCGTCGCCTCCCAGCCGGGCCACGGTGTCGCCCTCCCGCACACTGCGCAGCAGGCGCTGAGCGACGATGCGCAGCACTTCGTCGCCGGCCTGGTGGCCTTGCTGGTCGTTGATGTGCTTGAACCCGTCCAGATCGATGAACAGCAGTGCCAGCAAGTCGGCCGGAGGCCGCATCTGGGCCAGCGCTCGCTCCAGGCGCTCATGAAAAGAGGCGCGGTTGTCCAGGCCGGTCAGCGCGTCGTGATTGGCCTGGTGGTGTTGCTGGCGCGCAATCTGCACCCGCGCAGAGACGTCCTGCACCAATGTCATGATGGAAGTGACCCGCCCGGTGGCGTCTGTCAGCGCCGAGTTGAACCACTCGGCATGGATCTCGGTGCCATCGCGCCGCACAAAGGAGTTTTCTTCGCGGTTCTGCGATTCCTGTCCGCTCTGCAGGCGCTGCAGGGCCTGGTTCAGGCGCTCGTCCGTCACATCCAGCAGTTCCAGCAGCAAACGGCCCTCGACGAATGCCAGATCGTCCCAGCCCATCAACTGAACGGCACGCTCCGAGCAGTGGAGCAAACGCAGTTCGTGGTCCATCTCCAGCACGGCCAGCGGGCTGTTGTCGATGTGTGAGGACAGACGCTGGTTGGCCGCACGCAGCGCGTTGAAAGCGACCTGCAATTCGTGCACATCGATGGCTGAAGTCACAAAGCCGGCAATGGCACCCTGGGGATTGCGCGCCGGTGTCAGGCAGATGGTGCGCCACTCCTCAGCGCCGTAGGGGTTGGTGAGCAAGCGCTGGTATTCCAGCCGCTCGCCGGCCTGCACGCGCTCGACCAAAGGCAGGATGCGAACCGCATCGGCCTCGCCGTACAGGTCGGCAATGGTCTTGCCAATGATTTGCGAGGGCTCGGTCCCAAACCAGCGCGCGTATTCGTCGTTGCAGTACACCAGGCGCAATTGCAGGTTGAAGACCGCCACCGTGGCACCCACGTCGCGCGTGATCACCGCCAGCAGTTCTGCATCCGAGAGGCCCAGCGACAGCGAGCCGGCCACGTCAGGCGCAAGCGTGGAGGCCTGCGTCATGCGTGCCCCATGGCCAGGCGCAGCAGTGCAGCCTTGGATGCAGAGCGCCATGCTTCAGAAACCGCGATCATGGGAGCCGTGTTCGAAAATGTAAGCGATTGTTCAAACCAGCTTAGCAGCTTTCTGCGAAGTCTGCCCCGCAGACGCCCCGCTGCCCCGGCGGGCTGCGCGCCGTTCGCGCCCGTGCAAAGCCATTTCGCGGCGCCGTTTGCGTGTTTCGTCGCAAGGCGCTGGGCAGCAGCCGCTCCCAAGCCGACAGTCGCGGTCATCTTCCTTGATTTCGAAAGACTCCATCATGCTTCTCACCATCGCTACCCAGCAGCCGCGCATGCTGCTCACCATCGTCTTGCACACCCCCACCTGGGTGTGGATGCTGCTTGCCGCCCTGATCTGGCTGGGCGCCAGCCAGATGTTTGCACGCCGCGCCGGCCTGCGCCGCGTGCTGCTGATGCCGATCGCCATGGCGGTGTTTTCTGCCTGGGGCATGGGTTCGGCGTTTGGCGCAGTGCCGCAGATCGGAGAAATTCTGGCGGTCTGGCTGGTCGCTGCCTGCCTTGTAGCGGCGCTCTCGCTCTGGCTGCACGGCCGCGCTCCAGCAGGCACGCGCTACGAAGCCTCCAGCCAGCAATTCCATTTGCCGGGCAGTGCCTGGCCGATGGTCCTCATCGTGGGTATCTTCCTGGTGAAGTGGGTGGTGGGCGTGGAACTCGCTTTGCAGCCACCGCTGGCGCACGACAGCCAATTTGCCCTGCAGATTGCCCTGGTGTATGGCGCATTCAATGGCGTTTTTGCCGCGCGCACCGGGCGGCTGCTGCGCCTGGCCAAGGCCGGTACCCACGCACACCCCATCGCCACCGCCTGAAGGAACGCACCATGGCGCGTGCCCCATTCCCCCTGAGTTCCGAAGCACTCGAACGCCTGGCGCAGCGCCGGGCCAAGGCCAAAATGGGCTGGTACGCGCACGCCAGTGTGTACGTTCTGGTCAACCTGTTGCTGGTTACCTTGTCTGTCGGCAGGGGCCACTACTGGGCCGTGTTCCCGGCGCTCGGCTGGGGTCTGGGCCTGCTGATCCACGGTGTGGCGGTGTTTTTTCTCTCCGGCGGCAGCGACTGGCACGAACGCATGGTGCAAGCAGAACGCGAGCGGCTTGCGCGGCGCGGGCAAGCTGGCTGAACCGCCGCCCACATCCCGGAACGCATCGGCTTCTCCCTGCCATATGCGTGCAGCGCACAGAACCAAGACTCCTCGCATGACGCAACCGAACCATTCCACACCACGTCGCAACGGGCCTCGCCGCAGCGTCGCACTGCTCTTGATCGCGTCCATTGTGGTCCCCGCAGTGCTCGCCGCCGCAGTGGTCTGGGGTGGTCCCGGTGCCATTGCGCCGCTGGCCAGTATCAACGACCCCTTTCGGGGGTGGATTTCAGCAAGGTTCCGCGCGCGCAGTACTACACCGCCCGTGATGGCACAAGGCTCGCATGGCATGGCTACACCCCCACGCCGACGCCAACCAGCACCACTTCGCGCCGCGTGGTCCTGGTGCATGGCTCTTCGGCGCGCGGGCAGTCGATGCACGTGCTGGCCCAGGCGCTGGCGGCCGAAGGGTATGCCGTGGCGGCACTCGACATGCGCGGGCATGGCGATTCGGGGCCGCGCGGCCAGATCGGCTACATCGGCCAACTGGAAGACGACCTGGAGGATTTCATGCACGCTGTGCCGCATTCCGGGCCACAGACGCTGATGGGCTTCTCGTCGGGAGGCGGTTTTGTGCTGCGTTTTGCCGCAAGCCCCCGGCAAGCACTGTTCGAACGCTATGTGCTGCTCTCGCCCTTTCTGCACCACAGCGCGCCCACCAACCGGCCGGGCAATGGTGGCTGGGTCTCGGTGGGTCTCCCCCGAATCCTTGCGCTGACCGCGCTCAACCGGATCGGCATTGCCCGGTGGAACGATCTCCCGGTGCTGCGTTTTGCGCTGAACGAGCAAGCGCGCCACATCCTCACGCCCAGCTACTCGTATGCCCTGGCCACCAACTTCCGTCCGCATGACGACTACCTGAACGATATTCGCAATGCGCAGGGCAGGCTTTGTATCGTGGCGGGACGGGAAGACGAGCTATTCCAGGCCGAACGATTCGCAGGGGTTTTCGAGAGCGCCGGGAAAACGGTGCCCGTCACCCTGGTGCCGGGCGTCAACCACATGGGTTTGACGCTCGACGCCACCGCCGTGCGCACGGTGGCGCGGGCATGCAAAGACTGAACACTCGCCCTTGCCTAGAATTCCGCTCGACATGTCCACACATCTAAGCCCCGAAGCCATTGAACAACTGGCCCGCCGACGCGCCGGCGCCAAGCTCGGCTGGTACATCCACGCCCTGGTGTTCACGCTGGTGAATCTGGGCCTTTTCGCCATATCACGCTATGGATTTGGCGATCGGCCCTGGTCTGTTTTTCCGCTGCTGGGCTGGGGCCTGGGGCTGGCATTGCACGGCATCTCGGTATTTTTACTGGGCACGGGCAGCGGTATCCGCGAGCGCATGGTGCAAAAGGAGCGCGAGCGACTGCAGCGCGAACGCGGTGGACACTGACACGGCAACCAAAGCGGCACCAGCCCCAAAAATCGACTGGATCGATAAGCTGCGGTATCTGCTGCAGACCCTGGCCTTTTCCCTGGCCATCGCAGCGATCCAATATGCCATCCGGCCCGAGCGGCCCTACGAGTTTCCGTTGGTCTATTCCCTGGCCATCGGCAGCCTGACCTGGGCCTGCATCGATTTCGGGCGCCATCTGTTCCCCTCCAGATCCGCTACAGGCTGGCCCGCCGGTTGGGCAGGCGTTGCGCTGCCTGCCTGCGGCATGGTGCTGGGCTACCTGGGCGGCACAGCGCTGGCCGACGCGTGGTTTGGGTTTTCCTCGTGGGAAGCGAGCGGCCGGGCGCAACTGCGGGTTTCGGTGGTCATCACGCTGGTGGCCGGGCTTGCAGTTACCTATTTTTTCTACACCCGGGGCAAAGCGGCCTACCTGCAAGTACACGTGGCTCAGGCCCAGCGCGATGCCACCGAAACCCGCCTCAAACTCCTGGAAGCGCAGCTTGAGCCGCACATGATGTTCAACACACTGGCCAACCTGCGCGTGCTGATTGCCACCGACCCGCCGCGCGCCCAGGCCATGCTGGACCACCTGATTGCCTACCTGCGCGCCACGCTCGGCGGCGCGCGTTCCACGCTGCACCCGCTGCAGGATGAATTCGCACGCCTGGCCGACTACCTCGAAATCATGGCCGTTCGCATGGGTCCGCGCCTGGCCTTCACGCTGGACCTGCCCGACGCGCTGCGGGCTGTGCCCGTGCCGCCGCTGCTGCTGCAGCCATTGGTGGAAAACGCCATCCGCCACGGGCTGGAACCTCAGGTGGCTGGCGGCCAGATCGATGTGCGCGCCAGCACCCGGCCCGGCCCCGCTGGATCGTTGCTGGTGCTGGAAGTGGTGGACAGCGGCGTGGGACTGGGCGCGGCGCCAGCGCACGACACGGACCGCCCCGGAAGTCACTTTGGCCTGACGCAGGTGCGCGAGCGCCTCGCCACCCTGTACAGCGCACAAGGAACTCTTGAATTGATAGCTGGAGAGGCCCATGGGACTTGCGCTAGAGTCACTTTTCCTTTGAATTCTTCCACCCCATGAACCTCCCTGCCCCCCACGCCCTGATTGCCGAGGACGAGCCCTTGCTGGCCGCCGCCCTGCAATACGAACTGGCCCAGGCTTGGCCCGAGCTGCAGGTCGTAGCCACGGTGGGCGATGGCCTGTCTGCCGTGCGCGAAGCGCTGGCCTTGCGGCCCGAGGTGCTGTTCTTCGACATCCGCATGCCCGGCCAGAGCGGGCTGGACGCCGCCGCCGAACTGGTGGACGCCTGGCCGGACGGCCAACCCTTCCCGGCGCTGGTCTTTCTCACCGCCTACGACCAGTACGCCGTGCAGGCCTTCGAGGCGCAGGCGGTGGACTATTTGCTCAAGCCGCTGCAAGCCGGGCGCTTGCAAAAAACCGTGGCGCGCGTGCGGGCGCTGCTGGCCGCACGCAGCGGCGCCGCACCCCTGCCAGAAACCACGCTCGCCCAGCTGCGCAGCCTACTGGGCGCCGGACTCGCCCCTGCGACGGGCGCCGCGCCCACCGGCGGCCCGCTGCGCTTCATCCAGGCCGGGCACGGCAGTCGCATCGACATGGTGCCGGTGGATGAGGTATTGGTCTTCGAAGCGGCCGACAAATACGTGCGCGTGCTTACCGCCAGCCGCGAACACCTGATCCGCACGCCGCTGCGCGAACTGCTGGCCCAGCTCGACACCCAGCAGTTCTGGCAGATCCACCGTGGCACGCTGGTCCGCGCCAGCGCCATCACCAGCGCGGTACGAAGCGACAGCGGCAAGCTCACACTGCAGCTGCATGGCCGGCCGGAAGCGTTTGCCGTCAGCCGGCTGTATGCGGCGCAGTTCAAGGCCATGTAGTTCCCTTGCCCAATCCAGCGTGAACGCGAAGATCAAGCGCAGACCGACGTGCTGGCTCAGCGAAGCCGACGAAGGAATCGTTTGATCTAGGGCCTCAGGCCCTAGAAATGGAATTGCTTCGAAAAGACCTGTCTTTTCAGGCTTGACCGGATATCTGCGACGGGTTCCACTTCCGATCAGACCCACAGAAAGCCTGTTCTCAAAGACATGCTCCGCGCGCCTTCAGCGGAAGGACCAGCGGCACCGACTTGGACGCTTGCCCGCAAGTCACGTGCGCCCTTGGTTTGTTGCCGCTCGCCGTGCCCAGATGTCATCTTGCTTGAAGGAGGTCAAGTTGCCATCCGCTTTGCTGCTTCTCGCAATCACCGGCCTGGGTGTGATCGCGGGACTGGTGGTATGGGTTTGCCTGTTGTGGCGACGCCTCGCTGCACTGAAGAGCCAAACAAACCAATTGGCGGAAGCGCTCGATCATGTGCATGCCTTTGTGTACATGAAAGACAGCGAGCGCAGGTACATCTATGCCAACCGGCTGACCTTGGAGCGCTTGGGGCTTACTACAAAGCAGCTGTATGGCACGCGCGCCACCGACCATTTTCAAGCAGCGACCGCCGCGTGCATCGACGAAGTAGACAAGCGGGTGCTCACGTATGGCGAAAGCAGCTCGGATCAAGTGGTGTACGGCGACGACCCTGCGACGGCCCTGGTGTATCTGGAAGTCAAGGAACCCTTTCACGACCCACGAGGGCGCGTCGTCGGATTGCTCGGTATTTCCACTGACATGACGGAGATTCGCCGCCTCGAACGGGAACTGGAATTGCGCTCCACCACGGATTATTTGACCGGCCTCGCCAATCGCCGCTTCTTCGACGAACGACTCACCCTGGCACTGAAGCACCAGCGCCGCGCCCAGGGCCCCACGGCCTTGCTCTTGCTCGATATCGATCACTTCAAGAAGTACAACGACACCTACGGCCATTCTGCGGGCGACGCCGTATTGCAAGCGGTCGCTGCAGCGCTGCTGGGTGCCGTTGCGCGAACGACGGACTTCGTGGCACGCGTTGGCGGGGAGGAATTCGCCATGCTTCTGGATGGAACGGGCCTTCAGGGTGCGCAGCAGATCGCAGAGGCAGCGCGTGCAGGCGTGCAGCGTTGCGGTCTGCTCCATGAGAAAAACTCAGCCCAGGTGGTCACCATCAGCATTGGCATCGCAATGGCCACCCCCGATGAAGACCCCACCCACTTGTACCAAAAAGCAGACCGTGCCCTGTACGCAGCCAAGGAGTCCGGACGCAACCGGGTTTGCACTGCGTGATCCATGCGCAGCAGGCCCAACACTGGACGGACCAGGCGTTGCAGACCAGCGATCACTCGCGATCCGGCAGTGCCAACAGCGCCGTCCAGGGTACATCCGCCAGCGGCGCATCGTGCGCAACCACGATGACGCGGCCTGCTTGCTGGGCCGCATCGGCAATGGCGGCGCTCAGGTAGCGCCGCGAGGCAAGGTCCAGCCCGGCCAATGGCTCGTCGATCAGCGTCAGCGGCGCGCCGCTGGCCAGTGCGGCGGCAAACCAGGCCTTGCGGCGGGAGCCGGTGGAGAGCATGAAAAACCCCTTGTTCTGGTGCGCCTCCAAGGTGAAGCCCGCCACATGCCGCTCCAGCGCGGATGGGTCCCAAGCGGGGCAGCGCGCGGCAACCGTCCGCCACCAGTCGCGCACGACCATCTGCTCGGTTCCCGCCGCATCGCGTTCGGGCCAGAACACCTGCGCAGGCTGGACCGGCGCGCCGTGCAGCAGGACCTGCCCGCGCGTGGGCGCTGCAGTGCCGGCGAGCAAACGCAGCAGCGTGGTTTTGCCGCTGCCCGGCCCGCCCTGCACCAGCGCGGCGCCAGCGGGAACGCGCCAATCCAGCGCGGCAAACATCGGGCTGTGGGGCCAGCGCAATTCGATTTGTTCGAGTACCAGAAGGGGTTCGGAAGCAGGCATGGAAAGAATAGTGGCGTAGGGACGCAGACAATGTGCCCATGGTTTTGGAATACCTCGATTTTGACCACAGCGACGACGCCGACGGTGCGGGCAGCTGGGACGCGCTGGCCAGTGTGCGGCCCGTTCGCCTGCCCGCTGCACTGCGCGAAGTGCAGTCCGTGCTCGCCTGGGCGCACGCGGCCTTTGGCGCGCCCGATGCGGGTGGCGTCGAACTGGGCGAATGGAGCTACGCGCTGCACTGCAGCCAGGAGGGCGTGGGCGATCGGGCGCTGGCCTACGACGCCGGGCGCAAGGCGCTCGACCACACCCCGCTCGCGTCTGACAGTGGGCGCTGCACGCTGAGTTTGACCGTGAGCGGATCGGCGGGCTTCTCGCAGGCATTGGCCCAGGCGTTTGGCCTGGATTGACAACGATCAGCCTGCAAAGGCCTGAATGCAATCGAGCGCGGCCCGCACATCGGCCGGCCCCACATCCAGGTGCGTCACCCAGCGCAGCCGGGTCTGGCCACCGTACAGGCTGCTGGTCACGCGCACGCCGCCGCGCGCCAGCGCATCCATGAACGCCGGAGCAATGTCCGGCGCGACGTCCGTGAACAGAATGTTGGTCTGCGCTGCATGCACCTCCAGGCGCCCTTGGAGTGCCGGCTGCGTGCGCTGTGCAGCGTGCAGCCCGTCCGCAAGCTGGCGCAGCAAGGCATGGTCGTCCGCCATGCGCCGCACATGGTGCTCCAGCGCGTAATGTCCGGCGGCGGCCAGCACGCCGGCCTGGCGCATGGCACCACCCAGGATTTTTCTCGTGCGCCGGGCCTGGCGAATGAAATCGTGGCGGCCCAACAGCAAGGAGCCGACGGGTGCGCCCAGGCCCTTGCTCAGACACAAGGAGACGGAGTCGAAATGCTTGCAGATGGCGCGCGCCTCGTCGTAAACGTCGCTTCCATTGGCCTGCGCATTCGCCGTGGCGGCATTGAACAAGCGCGCCCCGTCCAGGTGCATGGCAAGACCGC encodes:
- a CDS encoding ABC transporter ATP-binding protein; translated protein: MPASEPLLVLEQIELRWPHSPMFAALDWRVPAGAALVQGGPGSGKTTLLRLLAGTAAPTRGQVLLHGAPVQPAQVFWPERDAAGTEQMVVRDWWRTVAARCPAWDPSALERHVAGFTLEAHQNKGFFMLSTGSRRKAWFAAALASGAPLTLIDEPLAGLDLASRRYLSAAIADAAQQAGRVIVVAHDAPLADVPWTALLALPDRE
- the ltaE gene encoding low-specificity L-threonine aldolase; the protein is MPDFRSDTVTQPTAAMRQTMLAAPLGDDVFGDDPSVNALQDHAAQLLGFEAALFAPTGTQTNLIALMGHCQRGDEAIVGQSWHTYRWEAGGMAVLGSIQPQPVETQPDGTLKLADIAAAIKPDDPHFARTRLVVLENTTGGQVLPTPYIAEVAGLARGRGLAMHLDGARLFNAATANAQANGSDVYDEARAICKHFDSVSLCLSKGLGAPVGSLLLGRHDFIRQARRTRKILGGAMRQAGVLAAAGHYALEHHVRRMADDHALLRQLADGLHAAQRTQPALQGRLEVHAAQTNILFTDVAPDIAPAFMDALARGGVRVTSSLYGGQTRLRWVTHLDVGPADVRAALDCIQAFAG